A portion of the Apis mellifera strain DH4 linkage group LG6, Amel_HAv3.1, whole genome shotgun sequence genome contains these proteins:
- the LOC552520 gene encoding AP-3 complex subunit mu-1 isoform X2 — protein MYDRSECTETIIKENYVVVYELLDEMLDNGFPLATESNILKELIKPPNILRTIANTVTGKSNVSATLPSGQLSNVPWRRTGVKYTNNEAYFDVVEEVDAIIDRTGATVFAEIQGYIDCCIKLSGMPDLTLSFMNPRLFDDVSFHPCVRFKRWESERILSFIPPDGNFRLLSYHIGSQSIVAIPIYVRHNISLKELGGGRLDITVGPKQTIGRTVENVTLEIPMPKIVLNCTLTPNQGKYSFDPVSKILLWDIGRIDVSKLPNLRGSITVQNSASTMESNPAINVHFTINQLAVSGLKVNRLDMYGEKYKPFKGVKYITKAGKFQIRM, from the exons ATGTATGACAGaag TGAATGTACAGaaactattataaaagaaaattatgtgGTTGTCTATGAATTATTGGATGAAATGTTGGACAATGGCTTTCCATTAGCCACAGaatctaatattttgaaagaactTATTAAACCaccaaatatattaagaacTATTGCAAATACTGTTACAGGAAAATCTAA tgtTAGTGCAACATTACCAAGTGGACAATTATCTAATGTTCCATGGAGACGTACTGgtgttaaatatacaaataatgaaGCATATTTTGATGTTGTGGAAGAAGTTGATGCTATTATTGATAGAACTGGTGCAACTGTATTTGCAGAAATTCAAGGCTAT attgactgttgtataaaattaagtgGTATGCCAGATTTAACACTTTCTTTCATGAATCCTAGATTATTTGATGATGTTAGTTTTCATCCTTGTGTTAGATTCAAACGATGGGAG tcTGAACGaatactttcttttattccaCCAGATGGTAATTTTCGTCTTCTTTCTTATCATATAGGATCACAAAGTATTGTGGCAATTCCAATATATGTAAGGCATAATATAAGCCTCAAAGAATTAGGAGGTGGCAGATTAGATATAACTGTTGGACCAAAACAAACCATTGGCAgaact GTAGAAAATGTAACATTAGAAATTCCTATGccaaaaatagttttaaattgtACATTGACTCCAAACCaaggaaaatattcatttgacCCTGTTAGCAAAATACTATTATGGGATATTGGAAGAATAGATGTTTCTAAACTACCTAATTTAAGAGGCTcg attactGTTCAAAATTCTGCCAGTACTATGGAATCTAATCCTGCCATTAAT gttCATTTTACAATCAACCAATTGGCAGTCTCTGGTTTAAAAGTTAATCGATTAGATATGtatggagaaaaatataaaccaTTCAAAggtgttaaatatattactaaagctggaaaatttcaaattagaatgtaa
- the LOC412199 gene encoding transcriptional adapter 1 isoform X1, whose translation MTTSKELNLARKSLVASLGENAKIYFEKMKLWFQMKTTKEEFDCEARNIMTEDQVHLHNEFLLCLFNKVRGLAAATPTRKLDRDKAIKEKRLRLKRKYKTDKSNFEPADMYVEVLSQTSSPVGDEPIGANRSSAQELVLPDRTFVLARLMLAAWENNMDGAEENTAHIVIAATQIFLKNILTAIFTRRKGYAIRDGSFIYNIGEPVPSSWKRNSTHILKSSDYTATEIIDPYGQVPMIKPNIEEAEQATAFAYACSPQIIPPSLKPVNTADLQYTLKIYKNLVSNHTIYATNMERLFTYSTHPTWEDLEAKKLSCHQYII comes from the exons atgacaacttcaaaagaattaaatttagctAGAAAGAGTCTTGTAGCCTCGCTTGgtgaaaatgcaaaaat ATACTTTGAAAAGATGAAACTTTGGTTTCAGATGAAg acaacgaaagaagaatttgattGCGAAGCACGAAATATTATGACAGAAGATCAAGTTCATCTTCAtaatgaatttcttctttgtttatttaataaagttagAGGTTTAGCTGCTGCAACACCTACACGAAAATTAGATCGAGATAAagctataaaagaaaaaagattaagattaaaacgtaaatataaaactgataaatcaaattttgag CCTGCAGATATGTATGTTGAAGTCTTAAGTCAAACTTCGTCACCTGTTGGGGATGAGCCTATTGGAGCCAATCGTTCTAGTGCTCAAGAACTTGTTCTGCCAGATAGAACTTTTGTTTTAGCAAGATTAATGTTAGCAGCATGGGAAAATAATATGGATGGAGCAGAAGAAAATACTGCACATATAGTTATTGCAGCTAcacagatttttttaaaaaatatacttacagCAATATTTACAAGAAGGAAAGGATATGCTATTAGAGAtggttcatttatttataatattggagAACCAGTACCTAGTTCatggaaaagaaattctactcatatattaaaatcatcagATTATACTGCAACAGAAATAATAGATCCTTATGGTCAAGTTCCTATGATAAAACCAAATATTGAAGAAGCAGAACAAGCTACAGCTTTTGCTTATGCATGTTCTCCACAAATTATTCCACCTTCATTAAAACCTGTTAATACAGCTGATTTACAATATACActaaag atctaTAAAAATCTTGTTAGCAATCATACTATATATGCAACTAATATGGAacgtttatttacatattctaCACATCCAACATGGGAAGATCTTGAAGCTAAGAAATTATCATgtcatcaatatataatataa
- the LOC412199 gene encoding transcriptional adapter 1 isoform X2 has product MKTTKEEFDCEARNIMTEDQVHLHNEFLLCLFNKVRGLAAATPTRKLDRDKAIKEKRLRLKRKYKTDKSNFEPADMYVEVLSQTSSPVGDEPIGANRSSAQELVLPDRTFVLARLMLAAWENNMDGAEENTAHIVIAATQIFLKNILTAIFTRRKGYAIRDGSFIYNIGEPVPSSWKRNSTHILKSSDYTATEIIDPYGQVPMIKPNIEEAEQATAFAYACSPQIIPPSLKPVNTADLQYTLKIYKNLVSNHTIYATNMERLFTYSTHPTWEDLEAKKLSCHQYII; this is encoded by the exons ATGAAg acaacgaaagaagaatttgattGCGAAGCACGAAATATTATGACAGAAGATCAAGTTCATCTTCAtaatgaatttcttctttgtttatttaataaagttagAGGTTTAGCTGCTGCAACACCTACACGAAAATTAGATCGAGATAAagctataaaagaaaaaagattaagattaaaacgtaaatataaaactgataaatcaaattttgag CCTGCAGATATGTATGTTGAAGTCTTAAGTCAAACTTCGTCACCTGTTGGGGATGAGCCTATTGGAGCCAATCGTTCTAGTGCTCAAGAACTTGTTCTGCCAGATAGAACTTTTGTTTTAGCAAGATTAATGTTAGCAGCATGGGAAAATAATATGGATGGAGCAGAAGAAAATACTGCACATATAGTTATTGCAGCTAcacagatttttttaaaaaatatacttacagCAATATTTACAAGAAGGAAAGGATATGCTATTAGAGAtggttcatttatttataatattggagAACCAGTACCTAGTTCatggaaaagaaattctactcatatattaaaatcatcagATTATACTGCAACAGAAATAATAGATCCTTATGGTCAAGTTCCTATGATAAAACCAAATATTGAAGAAGCAGAACAAGCTACAGCTTTTGCTTATGCATGTTCTCCACAAATTATTCCACCTTCATTAAAACCTGTTAATACAGCTGATTTACAATATACActaaag atctaTAAAAATCTTGTTAGCAATCATACTATATATGCAACTAATATGGAacgtttatttacatattctaCACATCCAACATGGGAAGATCTTGAAGCTAAGAAATTATCATgtcatcaatatataatataa
- the LOC100576669 gene encoding ankyrin repeat, SAM and basic leucine zipper domain-containing protein 1 — protein sequence MDIDEEQVIEYRIMNACTMGQLEIINEYLESYDINKFLYNGWTPLLYATSSAQLDVIKYLVNNKADVNMHKDGYTPLMALCSSNKETIEQRIKCLTILIEAGANVNASNKQRQTPLMYACMSQELKFVIELIKYVKNINAYDNRKQTALMYATIANKPEIVKILIENGADITLTDFNDLTANDIASMKGYDKISSLLNFDEAETIPTYQISKMCNWKDMFPSLININNQTVDFDIFTILHGMGLEQYTYIFQGIKLTEFLMLTENDLYHLGMDIKVHRIQFMECLHKFHRKKWSIQSIGIINKSLPYTLYDGVISLGIVSKQIAIIGSSFQYIKNSLLKANNEKIYLTKEQIFNYKQELKKTQKTLNSLKKELVQVKILSKKIQEKNDIGMPAAYIGPKKYKINWPIFLSITLIIGIYVSKTICIQKLIRY from the exons atggatattGATGAGGAACAAGTTATTGAATATCGTATAATGAATGCATGTACAATGGgtcaattagaaattattaatgaatatcttgaat catatgatataaataaatttttatacaatggaTGGACTCCACTTTTATATGCTACATCTAGTGCACAATTAGacgttattaaatatcttgtaaACAATAAGGCTGATGTCAATATGCATAaag atggtTATACACCATTAATGGCATTATGCAGTtctaataaagaaacaatagAGCAacgtataaaatgtttaacaatattaattgaagCAGGTGCTAATGTAAATGCAAGTAATAAACAAAG acAAACACCTTTAATGTATGCTTGTATGTcacaagaattaaaatttgtaatagaattaattaaatatgtaaaaaatattaatgcataTGACAATAGAAAACAAACT gcaTTGATGTATGCAACAATAGCTAATAAACCAGAAAtagtcaaaatattaatagagaaTGGAGCAGATATCACATTAACTGACTTCAATGATTTAACTGCAAATGATATAGCTTCTATGAAAGGATATGATAAA atatcatcattattgaactTTGATGAAGCAGAAACAATACCTACTTATCAAATATCTAAAATGTGTAATTGGAAAGATATGTTTCCATCGTTAATTAACATAAACAATCAAACTGtagattttgatatatttacaattttacatgGAATGGGTTTAGaacaatatacttatatttttcaaggaaTAAAACTTacagaatttttaatgttaactGAAAATGACTTATATCATTTAGGAATGGATATTAAAGTACATAGAATTCAATTTATGGAATGtcttcataaatttcatagGAAAAAATGGAGTATACAAAGTATTggtattatcaataaatcgtTACCTTATAC attataTGATGGTGTAATTTCATTAGGTATAGTATCTAAACAAATTGCTATTATTGGTTCTAGTTTTCAGTATATTAAAAACAGTTTATTAAAagcaaataatgaaaaaatatatttaactaaagaacaaatatttaattacaagcaAGAACTTAAAAAGACTCAAAAAActcttaattctttaaaaaaagaacttgtACAAGTGAAAATACTTTCTAAAAAG attcaagaaaaaaatgatattggtATGCCAGCAGCATATATTGgtccaaaaaaatataaaataaattggccTATATTTTTAagcattacattaattataggAATTTATGTATCTAAAACAATTtgcattcaaaaattaatacgttattga
- the LOC107964531 gene encoding uncharacterized protein LOC107964531 translates to MYHIILNISTYMLLLSSVLTIIVLLKRQFKEWRNTPLYILSISDVLFSIFTSSILFTNFMIHITYLNHNKVNNKIFPINESTWNIEDINSNQQIKFKKFMEYTININQNNFNMIPQCNIIKIIIKYGMLFFPFTNSFVSLLIFSVQCNLNAFHLTNQYFKLLQTEEIIHKENININKFNILHIFKCNKMKKDKKFTVIFILNQWILPIIVTGLLYFSEYDTNLTNDMENKKCFSENILFLDDCYNIKFTNMSQNVNFEIYTTPLYEDYINKDLIKTSNITQVNEIISKVQNLVFSAMNDTYTIPSNIISQNVSEFLNITKYFELDIHTKTIKQNKSIESEPDINIKINIYQNDSASKIIQENVDKCFISTKFLKIHLFALIFVIYFLPILFSSILHQYGKLKCQIILKNLKAKYIMQLNDFNSKSSNSKDVIFLNKNIQESINLNKLYLIETQQEDFKQNWNEHYKDQQNISFHEKKIQLNAIHQIENMLHLFNNIKVSLLCGILLWTPLFFECLMKVFTVLYIPEWLLNITYLTGISFNTLRNIFNLKMIRLQEKNMNNKKTNSIHPIT, encoded by the exons atgtatcatataatacttaatatatctacatacatgttattattatccagTGTTCTTactataatagttttattaaaaagacaaTTTAAAGAATGGAGAAATAcaccattatatattttgtcaatatctgatgtattattttctatatttacatCAAGTATattgtttacaaattttatgatacaTATTACTTATTTGAATCACAATaaagtgaataataaaatatttccaataaatgAAAGTACATGGAATATAGaagatattaattctaatcaacaaattaaatttaaaaaatttatggaatatactattaatataaatcaaaacaaCTTTAACATGATTCCAcagtgtaatataataaaaataataataaaatatggaatgttattttttccatttacaaattcatttgtgtctttattaatattttctgtacAATGCAATTTAAATGCATTTCATCttacaaatcaatattttaaactgtTACAAACTgaagaaataatacataaagagaatattaatataaataaattt aatattttacatatattcaaatgtaataaaatgaaaaaagataaaaaatttactgtcatatttatcttaaatcaATGGATTTTGCCTATTATTGTTACAggacttttatatttttctgaatatgATACAAATCTTACAAATgacatggaaaataaaaaatgttttagtgaaaatatactttttcttgatgattgttataatataaaatttacaaatatgtcacagaatgttaattttgaaatatatacaactCCACTATAtgaagattatattaataaagatttaataaaaacttctaATATTACTCAAGTAAATGAGATAATATCCAAAGTACAAAATCTTGTTTTTTCTGCAATGAATGATACATATACTATTCCTTCTAAcataatttctcaaaatgtttctgaatttttaaatataacaaaatattttgaattagatATTCATACAAAaactataaaacaaaataagagTATTGAAAGTGAAcctgatata aatattaaaatcaatatttatcaaaatgataGTGCATCAAAGATAATACAAGAAAATGtggataaatgttttatatcaactaaatttttaaagatacatttgtttgcattaatatttgtaatatattttctgccaattttattctcttcaaTTTTACATCAATATGGTAAACTGAAATgtcaaattattctaaaaaacttaaaagcaaaatatataatgcaattaaacgattttaattct aaatctaGTAATTCAAaagatgttatatttttaaataaaaacattcaagaatcaataaatcttaataaattatatctaatagaaACTCAACAAGAAGATTTTAAGCAAAATTGGAATGAACATTATAAAGATCAACaaaacatttcatttcatgagaaaaaaatacaattaaatgcaatacatcaaatagaaaatatgttacatctttttaataatattaaagtgtCTTTACTTTGTGGAATATTATTATGGACacctttattttttgaatgtttAATGAAAGTATTTACAGTTTTATACATACCAGAatggttattaaatataacatatttaacaggtatttcatttaatactttacgaaatattttcaatcttaaaaTGATAAGACTTCAAGAgaagaatatgaataataaaaaaacaaatagtaTTCATCCTATTACATAA
- the LOC552520 gene encoding AP-3 complex subunit mu-1 isoform X1 — protein MIHSLFIINSSGDVFMEKHWKSAVARSLCDYFFDQQRRVLSPEDTPPVIATPHHYLISIYRCNMFFVAVCMTEVPPLFVIEFLHRVVDTFEDYFSECTETIIKENYVVVYELLDEMLDNGFPLATESNILKELIKPPNILRTIANTVTGKSNVSATLPSGQLSNVPWRRTGVKYTNNEAYFDVVEEVDAIIDRTGATVFAEIQGYIDCCIKLSGMPDLTLSFMNPRLFDDVSFHPCVRFKRWESERILSFIPPDGNFRLLSYHIGSQSIVAIPIYVRHNISLKELGGGRLDITVGPKQTIGRTVENVTLEIPMPKIVLNCTLTPNQGKYSFDPVSKILLWDIGRIDVSKLPNLRGSITVQNSASTMESNPAINVHFTINQLAVSGLKVNRLDMYGEKYKPFKGVKYITKAGKFQIRM, from the exons atgatacatagtctttttattattaattcatcagG agATGTTTTTATGGAAAAGCATTGGAAAAGTGCAGTGGCACGATCATTATGTGACTATTTTTTTGATCAACAAAGAAGAGTTTTATCTCCTGAAGATACACCACCTGTAATAGCTACACCTCATCATTATCTTATTAGTATATATCGTTGTAATATGTTTTTTGTTGCAGTATGTATGACAGaag TTCCACCATTAtttgtaatagaatttttacataGAGTAGTAGATACttttgaagattattttaGTGAATGTACAGaaactattataaaagaaaattatgtgGTTGTCTATGAATTATTGGATGAAATGTTGGACAATGGCTTTCCATTAGCCACAGaatctaatattttgaaagaactTATTAAACCaccaaatatattaagaacTATTGCAAATACTGTTACAGGAAAATCTAA tgtTAGTGCAACATTACCAAGTGGACAATTATCTAATGTTCCATGGAGACGTACTGgtgttaaatatacaaataatgaaGCATATTTTGATGTTGTGGAAGAAGTTGATGCTATTATTGATAGAACTGGTGCAACTGTATTTGCAGAAATTCAAGGCTAT attgactgttgtataaaattaagtgGTATGCCAGATTTAACACTTTCTTTCATGAATCCTAGATTATTTGATGATGTTAGTTTTCATCCTTGTGTTAGATTCAAACGATGGGAG tcTGAACGaatactttcttttattccaCCAGATGGTAATTTTCGTCTTCTTTCTTATCATATAGGATCACAAAGTATTGTGGCAATTCCAATATATGTAAGGCATAATATAAGCCTCAAAGAATTAGGAGGTGGCAGATTAGATATAACTGTTGGACCAAAACAAACCATTGGCAgaact GTAGAAAATGTAACATTAGAAATTCCTATGccaaaaatagttttaaattgtACATTGACTCCAAACCaaggaaaatattcatttgacCCTGTTAGCAAAATACTATTATGGGATATTGGAAGAATAGATGTTTCTAAACTACCTAATTTAAGAGGCTcg attactGTTCAAAATTCTGCCAGTACTATGGAATCTAATCCTGCCATTAAT gttCATTTTACAATCAACCAATTGGCAGTCTCTGGTTTAAAAGTTAATCGATTAGATATGtatggagaaaaatataaaccaTTCAAAggtgttaaatatattactaaagctggaaaatttcaaattagaatgtaa
- the LOC552540 gene encoding conserved oligomeric Golgi complex subunit 5, producing MEEITRNWKDIENDDFFKQFFNDESKKNDINQILSVAQQINKLGQAIEILNTELQKQVLANHEDLLSQATWVEKLESVLSIMQLHVQSLLSAVERLRGKIIDPFNRIETQTVVLARLHETSDLLRRVARMQHLSKRLCSQMTNNMQGPDIIKAANSLHELEHLMMDTDLNGLDVIADDQQVVKSHRTTVQRIATHTLSQGLQTMDRTKVSTAVQVFQNLRIVNGAIDNVIDTALSEIEKIATESLDVTLTTNQDLGKRAAPGRAAIPSPGSSGNLRTRIWENLERFFQDTLYTHCLQIELLQRILLEHHTKELDELSQKFWNSVNCLLSKVLIERTQGSSFVKQALEGEYPKFLRIFLDLRKRLKERSQSIGIYKINHDILLPFENAYLSRSVSRLLDPVHTMFSGEGLPTQDEIDGLIRTITNELSVSLVDDGLSTVVARNVGKAIRLFCLKCEQGLLVGGEASQVIDSPTTVQQTNVSLANLLYYLSSQITRVIANLSGLPSEGSSIISVALKEIDLLTKNILSPLLASINDAIESIILTMHDDAEFRDPSSPLGKEINCSLYMRELQGFILRSVNTFLIPYKNQTVVAECCKSVASRCIELFVRHACLLRPLTDFGKAKLIIDFSQIEVAVALLCRGGQLGSSEQQQYRTLRALKALLPLNADEIVQKVLEGEGDCGVPPSLVLLHLFSIAPSELESPHQSTGWSVSRLSQWMDKHPNERDRLAFCSGSLERYQLTVRQQNLPTFHPLFPLMKKLVNLNEHQNL from the exons atggaagaaattacaaggaattggaaagatatagaaaacgatg atttttttaaacaattttttaatgatgaatccaagaaaaatgatattaatcaaatactaTCAGTAGcacaacaaataaataaattaggacaag CTATTGAAATCTTGAACACAGAATTACAAAAGCAAGTATTAGCCAATCATGAAGATTTATTATCACAAGCAACTTGggtagaaaaattagaaagtgtGCTTTCAATAATGCAGTTACATGTTCAg agtCTTTTGTCAGCTGTAGAACGTTtacgtggaaaaattattgaccCTTTTAATAGAATTGAGACTCAAACAGTTGTCTTAGCAAGACTTCATGAAACTTCTGATTTGTTACGAAGAGTAGCCAGAATGCAACATTTATCAAAACGTTTATGTTCTCAAATGACAAATAACATGCAAGGTCCAGATATTATAAAAGCTGCAAATAGTCTTCATGAACttg AACATTTGATGATGGATACAGATTTAAATGGATTAGATGTAATTGCTGATGATCAACAAGTTGTAAAATCTCATAGAACAACAGTACAGAGAATAGCAACTCATACTTTATCTCAAGGATTACAAACCATGGATAGAACTAAA GTTAGTACAGCTGTACAAGTATTTCAAAATCTGAGAATTGTAAATGGAGCTATAGATAATGTTATAGATACTGCCTTatctgaaattgaaaaaattgctaCAGAATCATTAGATGTAACTTTAACAACAAATCAAGATCTTGGAAAAAGAGCAGCACCTGGACGAGCTGCTATTCCTTCTCCAGGATCTTCTGGAAATTTACGTACTCGAATTTGGGAAAATcttgaaagattttttcaaGATACTCTTTACACACATTGTTTAcaa attgaaTTATTACAAAGAATACTGTTAGAACATCATACAAAGGAATTAGATGAattatcacaaaaattttggaatagtGTGAATTGTCTACTTTCAAAAGTATTAATTGAACGTACACAag GATCATCATTCGTAAAACAAGCATTAGAAGGCGaatatccaaaatttttaagaatatttcttgatttaaGAAAACGTTTAAAAGAACGATCACAGAGTATtggtatttacaaaattaa tcatgatatattattaccaTTTGAAAATGCATATTTATCTCGATCAGTATCACGTTTACTAGATCCAGTACACACTATGTTTTCTGGAGAAGGATTGCCAACACAAGATGAAATTGATGGTCTTATACGAACAATAACAAA TGAATTAAGTGTGTCATTGGTTGATGATGGTCTTTCAACAGTAGTTGCTCGTAATGTAGGAAAAGCTATAAGATTGTTTTGCTTAAAATGTGAACAAGGATTACTTGTGGGTGGAGAAGCTAGTCAAGTAATCGATTCTCCAACCACTGTTCAGCAGACAAATGTATCTCTTGCAAATCtactttattatctttctagTCAAATAACTCGTGTAATAGCAAATTTATCTGGTCTCCCATCTGAAGGAAGTTCAATAATTTCTGTAGCTCttaaagaaatagatttattaacaaaaaatatattatcgccATTATTGGCTTCTATTAATGATGCGAttgaaagtattattttaactatGCATGATGATGCAGAATTTCGAGA tcCAAGTAGCCCATTAGGCAAGGAAATTAATTGCTCGCTCTATATGCGTGAATTGCAAGGATTTATTTTACGTTCTGTAAATACATTTCTTATtccatataaaaatcaaacagTAGTTGCTGAAtg ttGTAAATCTGTTGCTTCGCGTTGTATTGAACTTTTTGTAAGACATGCTTGTTTATTAAGACCATTAACTGATTTTGGAAAAGCTAAACTCATTATTGATTTTAGTCAg atagaaGTAGCTGTTGCTTTATTATGTAGAGGAGGGCAATTAGGATCATCAGAACAACAACAATATAGAACATTGCGAGCATTAAAAGCATTGCTTCCACTTAATGCTGATGAAATTGTACAAAAGGTTttagaaggagaaggagattGTGGCGTACCTCCTTCCCTTgttcttttacatttattttctattgctCCATCTGAATTAGAATCTCCACATCAG agTACAGGTTGGTCTGTAAGCCGTTTATCTCAGTGGATGGATAAGCATCCAAATGAAAGAGATCGATTAGCTTTTTGTAGTGGATCGTTGGAACGTTATCAATTAACAGTTAGACAACAGAATCTTCCAACATTCCATCCATTATTtccattaatgaaaaaattagttaatttaaatgaacatcaaaatttgtga
- the LOC725365 gene encoding probable phosphatase phospho2 produces the protein MHRSVLVAFDFDHTITDDNTDIVARNLLPKEKITDSVKNLYRSSGWIAYMAKIFELLHSNSIDIKQIKTAIVNIPPVSGIETLLKELYVRGYEIIIISDSNTFFINEWLKNRNLNNIITQIFTNPAYVGDDGMIKLDMYHVQNSCKLSTVNLCKGQILEDYIKKRNNENVHFDRIIYIGDGKNDLCPILRLSERDIAFPREDYVLMKILNNTENNQIPKINARVFPWNDGIQILKKLEEEIGF, from the coding sequence atgcaTCGATCTGTACTCGTGGCATTTGACTTTGATCATACGATTACCGATGATAATACTGATATCGTGGCTCGAAACCTGTTACCTAAGGAAAAAATAACAGACAGCGTGAAGAATTTGTATCGTTCTAGTGGTTGGATCGCATATAtggcaaaaatatttgaattgctTCATAGTAATTCCATCGatataaaacaaatcaaaACTGCTATCGTTAATATACCTCCTGTATCGGGTATTGAAActctattaaaagaattatacgtTCGAGGgtacgaaattattattattagtgatTCAAATACATTCTTTATTAACGAAtggttaaaaaatagaaatttaaataatattattactcaaatatttacaaatcctGCATACGTCGGTGATGATGGTATGATAAAATTAGACATGTATCATGTTCAAAATTCTTGCAAATTGAGCACTGTTAATTTATGTAAGGGACAAATTTTGGaagattacattaaaaaaagaaacaatgaaaatgtacattttgatcgaataatatatatcggaGATGGAAAAAATGACTTGTGTCCCATTTTACGACTTTCGGAACGTGATATTGCATTTCCGCGAGAAGATTATGtacttatgaaaatattaaacaatactGAAAATAATCagattccaaaaataaatgcaCGTGTATTTCCATGGAACGAtggtatacaaattttaaaaaaattagaggaagaaattggattttaa